The Geobacter sp. AOG2 genome includes a window with the following:
- a CDS encoding fibronectin type III domain-containing protein, translating into MNKKLENLKFVFGFIVFLMSVSNAVAADKVIQSTDLTYIGAFRVPSGTYGGSDDTKYSFNYAGFAMPIGVAYNAANNSLIMSGHGNNSYVAEINIPAIVNSSNISALNIATVRQNFTDVSRGHHVFTNEGLIIGGFLVYNGKLIVGATDYYAFDNAQETWSHFVNSNANSLATGTFAGDYTVTSTGNGGPPVSISNEYMTTVPDNSSSGGTNWQTALGGTVLAGAMSPNIVSRTSLGPAAVTFNPDNFSSNTPHNVLMYWPGDGSHSPADSVFVGSGLGEGRLFWNGSTQLNGVVFPNGTKTVLYFGNTGTGTTVCYKNGNPTAWGCDAIVNGDTARPVGAWDIHAPTYRNQIWAVNADDLLAVKNGSKNPWDITPAIWPISSPFDTSEHFIAGAAYDPATQRIYVVEGKAESGKLPIVLVYQVNASSASADATAPTITSFTMPASASSNTVAVTSLSATDNVAVTGYCTTSTNSSSGCSWSASPPATVSFQSSGTQTVYAWAKDAAGNVSQPATATVTVTIASSDTSAPTVPAAPSVTSVSSTQVNLSWTASTDNVGVSGYKIYRNGTQVGTSTATTYQDTGLTPNTAYSYTLSAFDAASNVSAKSSATSVTTSAIVTTSTYNGFACNASTLPITGTRIVNVSTEPQLQTAISNLQSGDTIVLADGTYNLTKSIVINGISNITLRGNTGCDGVVLTGQGMDNSGGVGIGIWSSSSNTTVAHLTIKNTYDNAITFDAGAQSPHVYSVKLIDIGSQFIKGNPTYSGSNVVGGVNNGIVEYTWVEYTNGGPATDHGAGAGYFNGISLHGSSGWQIRKNLFKNLHNPDSAAWWWNPAVLTWNHSSNTVTEQNVFINCDRAIAYGLEVPTTTIASPMTVATDHSGGVIRNNFVYMQPNYLSSARKADSDAQILVWDSPSTLVYHNTVLANGNVTSSVEARFSTTGAQAKNNLVDTQIRANRDGGTFTLSGNYASAATGMFLNSAIGDLHLVDNASTEANVIHKVTAPASATTDFDGDARPSGASSDIGADQFVSGSFNVAPAGLTGTWSK; encoded by the coding sequence ATGAACAAAAAACTCGAGAATCTTAAATTCGTGTTTGGCTTTATCGTCTTTCTAATGTCTGTTTCTAATGCAGTTGCAGCGGACAAAGTAATTCAATCGACCGACCTTACTTATATAGGCGCATTTCGCGTACCGAGTGGAACCTATGGGGGCAGCGACGATACAAAATATTCGTTCAATTACGCCGGGTTTGCCATGCCCATAGGGGTTGCCTACAATGCCGCTAATAATTCCCTGATCATGTCGGGGCATGGGAATAACTCGTATGTCGCAGAGATTAATATCCCGGCAATAGTAAACAGTTCGAATATCAGTGCCTTGAATATCGCGACAGTAAGGCAAAACTTTACGGATGTGTCCAGGGGGCATCATGTCTTCACCAATGAAGGGCTGATTATTGGTGGTTTTCTTGTTTATAACGGGAAGTTGATTGTTGGCGCAACCGATTATTATGCTTTTGATAACGCCCAGGAGACGTGGAGCCACTTTGTCAACTCGAACGCAAACAGCCTTGCCACCGGGACCTTTGCCGGAGACTACACGGTAACGAGTACAGGCAACGGTGGCCCGCCTGTTTCTATCTCCAACGAATATATGACTACGGTCCCGGATAACAGCAGCAGTGGCGGCACGAACTGGCAGACGGCTTTGGGTGGGACGGTGTTGGCGGGCGCCATGTCGCCCAATATCGTTTCGCGGACGTCCTTAGGCCCTGCGGCAGTCACCTTCAATCCCGACAATTTCAGCAGCAATACGCCGCATAATGTGCTCATGTATTGGCCCGGAGATGGATCGCATAGTCCGGCTGATTCCGTTTTCGTCGGTAGCGGTTTAGGTGAAGGCCGGTTATTCTGGAACGGCTCGACCCAATTAAATGGAGTGGTCTTCCCGAATGGGACCAAGACCGTTCTGTATTTTGGGAATACCGGCACGGGAACCACTGTCTGCTACAAAAACGGCAATCCCACAGCCTGGGGGTGTGACGCCATCGTAAACGGAGATACCGCACGGCCGGTAGGGGCTTGGGACATTCATGCCCCCACGTATCGCAACCAGATTTGGGCGGTAAACGCCGATGACCTTCTTGCCGTAAAGAATGGCAGCAAAAACCCGTGGGATATAACGCCGGCCATATGGCCCATATCATCTCCCTTCGACACCTCCGAACACTTCATCGCCGGTGCAGCGTACGACCCTGCCACCCAGCGGATATATGTTGTTGAAGGTAAGGCTGAAAGCGGGAAATTACCAATCGTGCTGGTTTATCAGGTGAATGCGAGCAGCGCATCTGCTGATGCCACCGCACCAACGATAACCTCATTTACTATGCCGGCAAGCGCATCATCGAATACAGTTGCTGTTACTTCTCTTTCGGCAACGGATAATGTCGCGGTAACCGGCTACTGTACAACATCCACCAATAGTTCATCTGGCTGCAGTTGGTCCGCGTCGCCTCCTGCAACGGTGTCTTTCCAGAGTTCTGGGACTCAAACGGTTTACGCTTGGGCAAAAGATGCCGCTGGCAATGTCAGTCAGCCGGCAACTGCAACCGTGACGGTTACCATAGCATCGTCGGATACCAGTGCTCCCACGGTTCCTGCTGCTCCGTCAGTAACATCTGTTTCTTCAACTCAGGTAAATCTTTCCTGGACCGCATCAACAGATAATGTTGGCGTGTCTGGATATAAAATATACCGGAACGGAACCCAAGTAGGGACATCGACTGCCACCACTTATCAAGATACGGGGCTTACTCCAAATACGGCATATTCCTATACTCTCTCGGCATTCGATGCTGCCAGTAATGTGTCTGCCAAATCAAGCGCAACCAGCGTAACTACGAGCGCGATTGTAACAACTTCGACTTACAATGGTTTTGCGTGCAACGCGTCGACACTCCCCATAACCGGAACTCGCATTGTAAACGTTTCGACAGAGCCGCAACTGCAAACAGCAATTAGTAATCTTCAATCCGGAGACACCATCGTGCTGGCGGATGGAACATACAACCTGACCAAGTCCATTGTTATAAATGGTATCAGCAATATTACACTACGCGGCAATACCGGCTGTGACGGTGTTGTGCTGACGGGACAAGGTATGGACAACTCAGGCGGAGTGGGAATAGGTATATGGTCATCATCTTCAAACACCACGGTAGCCCATCTGACTATTAAAAACACTTACGACAATGCCATAACTTTCGATGCTGGAGCCCAAAGCCCACATGTTTACAGTGTGAAGTTGATTGATATAGGATCGCAATTCATCAAGGGCAACCCCACGTATAGCGGCAGTAATGTGGTTGGAGGAGTCAATAACGGGATTGTGGAGTACACATGGGTTGAATATACAAATGGGGGCCCGGCAACGGATCATGGAGCTGGAGCAGGATATTTTAACGGTATCAGTCTGCATGGATCAAGTGGCTGGCAGATTAGGAAGAACCTATTCAAAAACCTGCATAACCCGGACTCGGCCGCGTGGTGGTGGAACCCCGCAGTGCTCACATGGAATCATTCCAGCAATACAGTAACGGAACAGAATGTCTTTATTAACTGTGACAGGGCTATTGCTTATGGCCTGGAAGTACCAACAACCACAATTGCGTCGCCAATGACCGTTGCTACGGACCACTCAGGGGGGGTAATCAGAAACAACTTTGTCTATATGCAGCCCAATTATCTCAGCTCAGCTCGTAAAGCCGATTCTGACGCGCAGATACTGGTTTGGGATTCTCCATCAACATTAGTGTACCATAATACAGTATTGGCAAATGGAAACGTTACCAGTAGCGTAGAAGCGCGTTTTTCAACAACAGGTGCTCAGGCTAAAAACAATTTAGTAGATACTCAAATCAGAGCAAATAGAGACGGTGGGACGTTTACTCTAAGTGGTAACTATGCTAGTGCTGCTACAGGAATGTTCCTTAATTCAGCTATAGGTGACTTACATTTAGTGGATAACGCATCAACAGAAGCTAATGTTATTCATAAGGTTACAGCACCTGCTTCAGCTACAACAGATTTTGATGGAGATGCCAGGCCGTCGGGAGCTAGTTCTGATATAGGAGCTGATCAATTCGTTTCTGGAAGTTTTAATGTTGCTCCAGCTGGGCTTACGGGAACTTGGAGTAAGTAA
- a CDS encoding Crp/Fnr family transcriptional regulator → MIWKADLRQKLDNNIIKNIPFFSGLSSEEISLIEGLIVKKRYAKNQIVLNEEDTAKYMYFVYSGKVRVAKINEDGKEQIISIHKKNDFFGEMALLDGKTSPATVIAYEEAVIGLLSKSDFERFVLNNDATRHKIIGLLCDRLRDSWAMIKILSFDNAEHRVMAVLDRLQDLYGVMDDRGTIINVKLTHQQIASYASVARETVTRILNKLEKDTMIQALDNKSILLTKAFYARHRST, encoded by the coding sequence ATGATCTGGAAGGCAGACCTACGACAGAAACTGGATAACAATATCATCAAGAACATCCCTTTTTTCTCGGGACTTTCTTCTGAAGAAATCAGCTTGATTGAAGGCCTTATCGTCAAAAAACGCTATGCCAAGAACCAGATCGTGCTTAATGAAGAAGATACAGCCAAATATATGTATTTTGTCTATTCCGGCAAGGTACGGGTCGCCAAAATTAATGAAGATGGCAAAGAACAGATTATCAGCATCCACAAAAAAAACGACTTCTTCGGTGAGATGGCGTTGCTTGACGGCAAGACCTCACCAGCCACCGTTATTGCCTACGAAGAGGCGGTCATCGGACTTCTTTCCAAATCAGATTTCGAGCGCTTCGTTCTCAATAACGATGCAACCCGCCATAAGATAATCGGCCTATTGTGTGACCGGCTCCGCGACTCTTGGGCTATGATCAAGATCTTAAGTTTCGACAATGCCGAGCATCGTGTGATGGCTGTGCTTGACAGATTGCAGGATTTGTATGGAGTTATGGATGACCGGGGAACCATTATCAATGTGAAACTCACGCACCAGCAGATCGCTAGTTACGCGTCAGTCGCGAGAGAAACCGTGACAAGGATACTTAATAAGCTGGAAAAGGACACAATGATTCAAGCCTTGGACAATAAATCTATTTTATTGACCAAAGCCTTTTATGCGAGACACAGGAGTACCTGA
- the xrtA gene encoding exosortase A, which yields MTLSEACKQYKAHFLIVIPLLVGLYFRVVPDMVSDWAKDDNYSHGFLVPFIAGYFLWHRWPSLKDRKVSPNSYGLVVVALGGVQLLMGWLASEYFMMRSSLIVVLVGLVLFWFGRDILKWMALPLGYLIFMVPIPYIIYDMLAFPLKLFVTKVSVGFLRLVGVIVLREGNIIMFPSTTLEVADACSGIRSLMSLLALAVAYAFFVQTSNVRRWFIIVAAVPVAIATNALRVIITGFLAQWWGAKAAEGFFHEFAGMVVFLLAIVLLVVVGLLVKGRLENVEGAAYSAIPSPVPTATAEPAPAPRLQSYYAVFTLLFGVALFINLHSDVSVPPNRPFNEFPMQVKAWQMAGQSEFSANVLSVLKPTDYLYRQYKNADGKVVGLYIGFHGGGKESGEIHSPRNCLPGSGWYEISAKRGTLEIPSGGSVKLVRSVYQKGENKELFLYWFQARGHSMNDEFSLKLAEMTGSLFYRRRDTSFIRVSVPFEGDDSSALSRGEQFVRDITPTIQEFLPQ from the coding sequence ATGACATTGAGCGAAGCATGCAAACAGTACAAGGCACATTTCCTGATTGTTATCCCCTTGCTTGTCGGGCTCTATTTCAGGGTTGTACCCGACATGGTCAGTGACTGGGCAAAGGACGATAATTATTCCCATGGGTTCCTTGTCCCTTTTATCGCAGGATACTTTCTCTGGCATCGATGGCCCAGTTTAAAGGATCGGAAAGTCAGCCCGAACAGCTATGGTCTGGTGGTGGTTGCTCTGGGAGGGGTTCAACTGCTGATGGGTTGGCTGGCATCAGAGTACTTTATGATGCGTTCCTCCCTGATCGTCGTCCTGGTTGGGCTTGTACTCTTCTGGTTTGGTCGGGACATTCTGAAATGGATGGCACTGCCTTTGGGGTATTTGATCTTCATGGTACCGATCCCCTATATTATTTACGACATGCTTGCTTTCCCGTTGAAATTGTTCGTAACAAAAGTTTCGGTTGGATTCCTACGGCTTGTTGGTGTCATCGTATTGAGGGAAGGAAACATCATCATGTTTCCGTCCACAACTCTTGAGGTTGCCGACGCATGCAGCGGCATCCGGTCACTCATGTCCCTTCTAGCGTTGGCGGTCGCCTATGCCTTTTTCGTGCAGACATCAAATGTCAGACGTTGGTTCATTATCGTTGCAGCTGTACCGGTCGCCATTGCTACAAACGCCTTGCGGGTTATTATCACCGGCTTTCTGGCCCAGTGGTGGGGGGCTAAGGCGGCGGAAGGTTTTTTTCACGAATTTGCCGGAATGGTGGTATTCTTGCTCGCAATTGTACTTTTGGTGGTGGTGGGCTTATTGGTAAAGGGGAGGCTTGAAAATGTCGAGGGAGCGGCGTATTCTGCTATCCCATCACCCGTTCCGACCGCTACTGCCGAGCCGGCGCCTGCTCCGCGCCTGCAAAGCTATTATGCTGTATTTACCTTGCTGTTTGGCGTAGCACTTTTTATAAATCTGCATAGTGATGTCTCGGTACCTCCCAACCGCCCCTTCAACGAATTTCCGATGCAAGTAAAGGCATGGCAGATGGCGGGGCAATCCGAATTCAGCGCCAATGTTCTCAGTGTTCTCAAACCGACAGATTATCTCTATCGCCAGTACAAAAATGCTGACGGCAAGGTAGTGGGGCTTTATATCGGTTTCCATGGCGGAGGTAAGGAGAGCGGGGAAATACATTCTCCCCGAAATTGTCTGCCGGGAAGCGGTTGGTACGAAATATCCGCGAAGCGTGGCACTCTGGAGATTCCCTCCGGAGGAAGCGTAAAACTGGTGCGCAGTGTCTACCAGAAAGGCGAAAACAAGGAGTTGTTCCTCTATTGGTTTCAGGCTCGCGGGCATTCAATGAATGACGAGTTTTCTCTCAAGCTTGCTGAAATGACCGGTTCATTGTTTTATCGACGCCGCGATACCTCGTTCATTCGTGTATCCGTGCCGTTCGAAGGTGATGACTCTTCGGCGCTTTCCAGAGGAGAACAGTTTGTGCGCGATATAACCCCGACGATCCAGGAGTTCCTCCCGCAATAG
- the prsK gene encoding XrtA/PEP-CTERM system histidine kinase PrsK, whose protein sequence is MSMGSIVITIIAIISLLFSGVWTLLRERHHRGLFLCAALVVTALLELFDLLALTSGMDAIFWKKCALFAEAFLPSFWILSSLTYARQSGPWKIGRLQQGLIVVTFLFCFIPMMFPMSAFFYAPDFPGEHLLFLGNTGFYYYLGILACLVFTLVNFEVTLVNASPDALWQIKLDIIGLGTIVTVLAFYFSQALLYRTLNMNYISLRSTMIIVAVAMISYSKWYRRGRVQIQVSRQVAFKSFVLFAVGLYLIMLGLLGEGMSYLGGAFTHSMTISLAFLAGVALLILLLSERFRREVKVVLHKNFYQNKHDYRAQWLRFTEQLSTSMSGEELLQRILYAYCDIFGMGGATLFLYEEEEKGYCAKAAYEMDPIYDVISSDNMLVGVMKKQGWVINVKDCDEVIKGEYSHFLEANSISFIVPLFNGERLEGFITLGRIIKEDEVYIYEDYDLMKTIARQASQAILHHRFSEQIAQALEMEAINNVATFVVHDLKNLVATLSLIIDNATKYMPNPDFQKDMLTSLGNTAEKMRALIGRLKNLGDKNLYNVHSVDLLDLVTKTANLVAAGRIAVSGKAENIIADGDEIQKVVMNLFVNAVEASDHERPIQAEVGNQSGASFIRVTDEGCGMSDDYIRTKLFKPFKSTKKQGLGIGLYQCRKIIEDHGGRIEVSSKEGSGSVFTVWFPLGM, encoded by the coding sequence ATGAGCATGGGTAGCATTGTCATAACGATTATTGCGATAATTTCACTGTTGTTCTCGGGTGTCTGGACTCTGCTCCGGGAACGCCATCATAGGGGGCTTTTCCTTTGTGCAGCCCTTGTTGTTACTGCACTCCTTGAGTTGTTCGATTTATTAGCTCTTACGAGTGGCATGGATGCAATCTTCTGGAAAAAGTGTGCACTCTTTGCTGAGGCCTTTTTGCCGTCATTCTGGATTCTCAGCAGTTTAACCTACGCCCGACAATCAGGTCCTTGGAAGATAGGGCGCTTGCAGCAGGGGTTGATTGTCGTTACTTTTTTGTTCTGTTTTATCCCCATGATGTTCCCAATGAGCGCCTTTTTCTATGCCCCGGATTTTCCTGGTGAACACCTCCTCTTTCTAGGAAACACCGGATTCTACTATTACCTTGGAATATTGGCCTGCCTGGTGTTTACCTTGGTAAATTTTGAGGTAACGCTCGTAAATGCATCACCTGACGCTCTCTGGCAAATCAAATTGGACATCATTGGTCTAGGCACCATTGTGACGGTTCTTGCGTTCTATTTCAGCCAAGCTCTCTTATACAGAACGCTTAATATGAATTATATTTCGCTCCGCTCGACCATGATTATTGTTGCAGTAGCCATGATCTCCTATTCCAAGTGGTACCGACGTGGTCGAGTCCAGATTCAGGTCTCCCGTCAGGTAGCGTTCAAATCTTTCGTCCTTTTTGCCGTTGGCTTATATTTAATTATGCTTGGCTTGTTAGGCGAAGGGATGAGTTATCTGGGAGGGGCTTTTACCCATTCCATGACCATCTCTCTTGCATTTCTGGCCGGGGTAGCCCTTTTGATCCTGCTTCTCTCTGAGAGATTCCGACGGGAAGTCAAGGTCGTACTGCACAAAAATTTTTATCAGAATAAGCATGATTACCGAGCTCAATGGCTTCGTTTTACGGAGCAACTCTCCACTTCAATGTCAGGTGAGGAACTTCTACAGCGAATACTTTATGCATATTGCGACATATTTGGGATGGGTGGGGCTACTCTGTTTCTTTACGAGGAGGAAGAAAAAGGATACTGCGCGAAAGCGGCCTACGAAATGGACCCGATATATGATGTAATCAGCTCAGACAATATGCTTGTCGGCGTTATGAAGAAACAGGGCTGGGTGATTAATGTGAAGGACTGTGACGAAGTAATCAAAGGAGAATATAGCCATTTTCTTGAAGCAAATAGCATATCATTTATCGTTCCGCTTTTTAATGGTGAGCGCCTCGAGGGATTTATTACATTAGGGCGTATAATTAAAGAGGATGAAGTTTATATTTATGAAGATTACGATTTGATGAAAACCATTGCCCGCCAAGCTTCTCAGGCCATACTACACCATCGCTTCTCCGAGCAGATTGCCCAGGCACTTGAGATGGAAGCTATCAATAATGTCGCTACATTTGTGGTGCATGACTTGAAAAACCTTGTGGCGACTCTTTCGCTTATCATTGATAATGCAACCAAGTATATGCCAAATCCTGATTTTCAGAAGGATATGCTGACATCTTTGGGAAACACAGCTGAAAAGATGAGAGCTTTGATCGGTAGGTTGAAAAATTTGGGGGATAAAAACCTTTATAACGTTCATTCCGTCGATCTCCTCGATCTAGTTACCAAGACCGCCAATTTGGTTGCGGCTGGGAGAATAGCCGTGTCGGGAAAAGCTGAGAATATTATCGCAGATGGTGATGAAATCCAGAAGGTAGTCATGAATCTGTTTGTCAATGCCGTAGAGGCATCAGACCATGAGCGGCCTATACAAGCTGAAGTAGGAAATCAATCTGGCGCGTCTTTTATCCGAGTTACGGATGAGGGATGTGGTATGTCGGACGATTACATCCGCACAAAGCTGTTTAAGCCTTTCAAGTCTACCAAAAAACAGGGGCTTGGGATTGGTCTTTATCAATGCCGTAAAATTATTGAAGACCATGGAGGAAGGATTGAGGTCAGTAGCAAGGAAGGAAGTGGGTCAGTTTTTACGGTATGGTTTCCCCTTGGTATGTAA
- the prsR gene encoding PEP-CTERM-box response regulator transcription factor: MENLLIVDDNPDIRQQLKWGLGEQYEILLAGDVPQGLAIFKKQQPRVVILDLGLPPHENSSVEGFRCLAEMLDHNPTAKIIMLTGNSERENALQAIQMGAYDFYPKPPILNELKVILGRAFHLANIEEQNRALQRSLELKSTVAGGIIGQCAEMQTVYTTIKKVASSDVPIMITGESGTGKELVARAIQEASLRKSGPFIPINCGAIPENLLESEFFGHEKGAFTGAHATVQGKLQYAHKGTLFLDEIGELPVNLQVKLLRFLQEGTIQRVGGREDIQVDTRTICATNVDILKAINEGKFREDLYYRIGVITIDLPPLRERGDDILLLAHYYLRLFNDEHKKRVRRFGAAALSFLKCYEWPGNVRELRNRVQRAVIMSDSSAIEPADLGCNNNQLQQPEPSKDIISLKEARDKAEREVISAAIERQHGNILKAAEELEISRPTLYDLMKKHNFIDGNRKAEAGLGES, translated from the coding sequence ATGGAAAATCTGCTAATCGTTGATGATAATCCGGATATCCGTCAGCAGCTTAAATGGGGATTGGGAGAACAATACGAAATCCTTCTGGCTGGAGACGTCCCTCAAGGGCTTGCAATTTTCAAAAAACAACAACCTCGTGTGGTGATTCTCGACCTAGGACTCCCCCCTCATGAAAATTCTTCCGTTGAGGGATTCCGATGCTTGGCGGAGATGCTCGATCACAACCCGACCGCAAAAATTATCATGCTGACCGGCAACAGCGAACGGGAAAATGCGCTGCAAGCCATACAGATGGGGGCCTATGATTTTTACCCTAAGCCACCAATTCTCAATGAACTTAAGGTGATCTTGGGGCGCGCCTTCCACTTGGCAAATATTGAGGAACAGAACCGTGCTTTGCAGCGTTCTCTTGAGCTAAAATCGACCGTTGCAGGCGGAATAATCGGCCAATGTGCCGAAATGCAGACGGTGTACACTACAATCAAGAAGGTAGCGTCATCAGATGTGCCAATTATGATTACAGGTGAGAGCGGTACGGGAAAAGAACTGGTTGCACGTGCAATTCAGGAGGCCAGTCTTCGTAAAAGTGGCCCGTTTATCCCCATCAACTGCGGGGCAATTCCGGAAAATCTTCTGGAGTCGGAGTTCTTCGGACACGAGAAAGGCGCCTTTACCGGAGCACATGCAACTGTTCAGGGAAAACTACAATATGCCCATAAAGGGACACTCTTTCTTGACGAGATCGGCGAACTTCCGGTCAATCTCCAGGTAAAGCTGCTCCGTTTTCTTCAAGAAGGGACAATTCAGAGGGTTGGTGGCCGGGAAGATATTCAGGTTGATACTCGTACTATCTGTGCCACCAATGTTGACATTCTTAAGGCCATCAATGAAGGAAAATTCAGGGAGGACCTGTATTACCGGATCGGCGTTATCACGATCGACCTTCCCCCGCTCAGGGAACGGGGGGACGATATTCTCCTGCTGGCCCATTATTATCTGAGGCTGTTTAACGATGAACACAAGAAGAGGGTCCGACGTTTTGGCGCGGCAGCCTTAAGCTTTCTGAAGTGCTATGAATGGCCCGGTAATGTTCGTGAATTGAGGAACAGAGTCCAAAGGGCGGTAATCATGAGCGACTCGTCCGCCATTGAGCCGGCTGATCTTGGCTGCAACAACAACCAGTTGCAGCAGCCTGAACCGTCCAAGGATATTATATCTCTCAAAGAGGCGCGGGATAAGGCCGAAAGAGAGGTGATTTCTGCGGCGATTGAACGACAGCATGGCAATATCTTGAAGGCGGCCGAGGAACTGGAAATCAGCAGGCCGACCCTTTATGATCTGATGAAAAAGCATAATTTTATTGATGGGAATCGAAAAGCGGAAGCGGGGCTCGGCGAGTCGTGA
- a CDS encoding CAAX prenyl protease-related protein, whose protein sequence is MTSLRYAAFVRCLPFAVFMAFVGFDEAFRLLAERGIIVAAETTLYYLYPVKIVIVAFLLYRYRKEYTEISLKGLKNLPVTLVVCCTGILVFTLWIHMDWSFGVMESPKGFNPNLFTNRNLQICMTVFRVGGAIVVVPIMEELFWRSFLVRYTIHSDFTKVPLGFFTLQSFIITVLLFGLEHNFIFAGMLAGAIYNIVLYSTRSLAQCMLAHSVTNLSLAVYVLYTGKWYFW, encoded by the coding sequence GTGACTTCTTTGCGATATGCTGCTTTTGTCCGCTGTCTGCCTTTTGCGGTCTTTATGGCATTTGTAGGTTTCGATGAAGCATTCCGCCTGTTAGCGGAGAGAGGGATCATAGTCGCTGCGGAAACAACACTTTATTATCTCTATCCGGTAAAAATTGTAATTGTAGCTTTTCTCTTATATCGATACAGAAAAGAATATACCGAAATTTCACTTAAGGGCCTGAAGAATCTTCCTGTTACGCTCGTGGTCTGTTGTACGGGGATACTAGTGTTTACCCTTTGGATTCACATGGATTGGTCGTTTGGCGTGATGGAATCGCCAAAAGGATTTAATCCGAATCTTTTTACAAACAGGAATCTTCAAATATGTATGACCGTTTTCAGGGTTGGAGGCGCCATAGTTGTCGTCCCGATTATGGAGGAACTTTTTTGGCGTTCATTTCTTGTCCGGTATACGATACATAGTGACTTCACAAAAGTGCCCCTCGGTTTTTTTACTCTCCAGTCATTCATAATTACAGTCCTGCTATTTGGCCTTGAGCATAATTTTATTTTCGCCGGGATGTTAGCGGGCGCAATATATAATATTGTGCTTTATAGCACTCGCAGTCTTGCCCAGTGCATGCTTGCACATTCGGTAACCAATTTGTCCCTCGCAGTGTACGTGCTTT